One window of the Granulicella arctica genome contains the following:
- a CDS encoding TetR/AcrR family transcriptional regulator, with product MAKTIAKPLQIGRPRSEAAVSHAAIMDAVYGLLKERPARDLTMDAVAKRAGVGKPTLYKWWSSKPALIMAMFHERFGSILEIPEARTAEEALRTRVKYLIKQSNGLFGKVIADLIAEGQADESILSELYESHIRPRRLSTGTEIRRGIKTGEFASNTDPELLMDAIFSPIYLRLLLRHPTLTEEYGMQVIDQALLGVRTPKGNLSRRE from the coding sequence ATGGCGAAGACGATTGCAAAACCGTTACAGATTGGGAGGCCGCGCAGTGAAGCAGCGGTTTCTCATGCCGCGATCATGGATGCCGTCTACGGATTGCTCAAAGAAAGACCCGCGCGTGACCTGACCATGGATGCCGTGGCAAAGCGAGCAGGTGTTGGGAAGCCAACACTCTACAAATGGTGGTCCTCTAAGCCTGCCCTTATTATGGCCATGTTCCATGAGCGATTCGGTTCTATCCTCGAAATCCCGGAAGCACGTACGGCGGAGGAGGCGCTGCGGACAAGAGTGAAATATCTGATTAAGCAGTCCAATGGTCTGTTCGGAAAGGTGATCGCCGACCTCATCGCGGAAGGTCAGGCAGATGAGTCGATTTTAAGCGAGCTGTACGAGAGCCACATTCGCCCGAGAAGGTTGTCCACGGGGACCGAAATCAGGCGTGGGATCAAGACGGGTGAGTTCGCCTCGAACACAGACCCAGAGCTGCTGATGGATGCGATCTTTTCGCCAATTTATCTTCGCCTCTTGCTCCGTCATCCCACATTGACAGAGGAGTATGGGATGCAGGTTATCGATCAAGCCCTCCTCGGTGTCCGAACACCCAAAGGGAACCTTTCGCGGCGGGAGTAA
- a CDS encoding SDR family oxidoreductase yields MILQGNTILITGGGSGIVRGLAEAFHRLGNQVIITGRRQTALDGVTRVNPGMRAFPLDVTHSGEVRKFGRTIAAEFPALNILVNNAGIQSPEKLRDEAQDLKAMEGMVQTNLIAPVRLTKILLPLLERQQQSTIINVTSALAFLPLAGVPTYCATKAAMHSYTQSLRYQLRSTPVRVMELIPPYVQTDLGPSHGVDPRAMPLPDFIAEVFSLMGDSSEAHEIVVARAKPMRDAAQLGNFERAFQSLNEAIK; encoded by the coding sequence ATGATTTTACAAGGAAACACCATTCTAATCACTGGCGGAGGTTCTGGGATTGTCCGAGGGCTAGCCGAGGCATTCCATCGACTCGGCAACCAGGTAATCATCACGGGACGGCGTCAAACCGCACTTGACGGGGTGACAAGGGTCAATCCAGGAATGCGGGCATTTCCTCTCGACGTCACGCACTCCGGCGAGGTGCGGAAGTTCGGAAGGACAATTGCAGCCGAATTCCCAGCGCTTAACATACTGGTCAACAATGCCGGTATTCAATCGCCGGAGAAACTCAGAGATGAAGCTCAAGACCTGAAAGCCATGGAAGGCATGGTGCAGACAAATCTGATTGCTCCAGTCCGACTCACCAAAATCCTCTTGCCCCTTCTCGAAAGACAACAGCAAAGCACCATCATCAATGTGACCTCGGCTTTAGCATTCCTTCCATTGGCAGGGGTTCCCACCTACTGTGCCACTAAAGCTGCAATGCACTCCTATACGCAAAGCCTCCGATATCAACTTCGATCCACGCCGGTCCGCGTCATGGAATTGATCCCGCCATACGTGCAAACCGACCTCGGACCCAGCCATGGTGTAGATCCCCGTGCCATGCCGCTTCCCGACTTTATCGCTGAGGTGTTTAGCTTGATGGGAGATTCTTCAGAGGCCCACGAGATTGTGGTTGCCCGCGCCAAGCCGATGCGCGACGCGGCGCAATTAGGGAATTTTGAACGAGCCTTCCAGTCGCTCAACGAGGCGATTAAGTAA
- a CDS encoding transposase: protein MSEVKLDTVEVVSPRRRRSAQEGLRIVEEAYLHGMSVPRVVRKYGSNVTQVFQWRRLQQDGLLRPSAQNSKDAGAHPCTVMLRSLLKGPFHLPT, encoded by the coding sequence ATGTCTGAAGTGAAGTTAGATACGGTTGAGGTGGTTAGTCCTCGTCGCCGTCGGAGTGCTCAGGAAGGGCTGCGGATTGTGGAAGAGGCGTATTTGCACGGGATGTCGGTTCCGCGTGTAGTTCGCAAGTACGGGAGTAACGTGACCCAGGTGTTTCAGTGGCGACGCCTGCAGCAGGATGGGCTGCTTAGGCCGTCGGCACAGAACAGCAAAGATGCCGGAGCACACCCATGCACCGTCATGCTTCGGTCGCTGCTGAAGGGCCCCTTTCATCTGCCCACTTGA
- a CDS encoding MarR family winged helix-turn-helix transcriptional regulator has product MTKAGSKWALIRASLPQLLGSVLDIVGIFNSPERDAAMLESAGLNLERALYPLLVLIGKYGPIGVVDVATRVGRDYTTISRQVARLEQLGLVTRRNSPVDRRTREATVTPQGRIATNAVDAARERLAFRMFRDWSRSDYEQLLRLTRMLGDGLDETPAPGSKLAQTMARRKASPPRT; this is encoded by the coding sequence ATGACAAAAGCAGGATCGAAATGGGCACTTATCCGGGCGTCGTTGCCACAGTTGCTCGGCTCGGTGCTCGACATAGTCGGCATCTTTAATAGCCCCGAGCGCGATGCGGCGATGCTCGAGAGCGCAGGCTTGAATCTCGAACGGGCGCTGTACCCGCTTCTTGTGCTTATTGGAAAATACGGCCCCATCGGCGTCGTCGATGTGGCAACCCGCGTCGGGCGGGACTACACTACCATAAGTCGGCAGGTTGCGCGACTCGAACAGCTTGGCTTAGTCACGCGCCGCAACAGTCCGGTGGATCGACGCACGCGAGAAGCGACTGTGACACCGCAGGGTAGGATCGCGACAAATGCCGTCGATGCTGCGCGCGAGCGGTTAGCTTTCCGTATGTTCCGTGATTGGTCTCGCTCCGACTACGAACAGCTTCTTCGGCTGACAAGAATGCTGGGGGATGGTCTAGACGAGACGCCAGCGCCAGGATCGAAACTGGCACAGACGATGGCGCGACGAAAAGCTTCACCTCCACGTACCTAG
- a CDS encoding alpha/beta hydrolase — translation MQTLREDHNNASWLVDHPCSAEDQAAMAAMRAIVEPNKGQLQGAAARVPYDAIMERVAAPIGVVFEEDRVGGIPGWWCRPEAARAGQAIMHLHGGWFNFGSAKAFRHLVGHIAASAGVAAFVPEFRLAPEHPFPAAVEDVQACYAGLTEKGFSKIAITGDSAGGNLALGLLVHLSTSRKSASEALVGGVALSPVTDLTFSGESWSTRAIADPYFTQPQTAELVRSYLAGSDPEDPLASPLYADLKGLVPIRVHVGNDEVLLDDSIRLVERAIAAGVDARVDIWQGMAHGFLGGAGRLTASAKALGLIREFLTERFGEVEKAGSLT, via the coding sequence ATGCAAACACTTCGGGAAGATCATAACAATGCCTCGTGGTTGGTCGATCATCCATGCAGCGCAGAAGACCAGGCTGCTATGGCCGCCATGCGGGCCATCGTCGAACCCAACAAAGGCCAACTTCAAGGAGCTGCAGCTCGAGTTCCATACGACGCCATCATGGAGCGCGTTGCTGCGCCCATCGGCGTCGTTTTTGAGGAGGATCGTGTGGGAGGTATCCCAGGGTGGTGGTGCCGCCCTGAAGCCGCGCGGGCAGGCCAGGCCATCATGCATCTACACGGCGGATGGTTCAACTTTGGTTCTGCGAAAGCTTTTCGTCACCTGGTAGGCCATATCGCTGCCAGTGCAGGGGTAGCGGCCTTCGTACCTGAGTTCCGCCTCGCTCCGGAGCATCCGTTTCCGGCTGCCGTCGAAGATGTCCAGGCTTGCTATGCCGGTCTGACGGAGAAAGGCTTCTCGAAGATCGCCATCACCGGCGATTCTGCCGGCGGCAACTTGGCACTTGGTTTGCTTGTGCATCTTTCAACATCGCGTAAAAGCGCGAGTGAAGCGCTTGTCGGCGGAGTAGCGCTCTCGCCGGTAACTGATTTGACCTTTTCCGGTGAAAGCTGGTCGACACGCGCTATCGCCGATCCATACTTCACTCAGCCACAAACGGCCGAGCTGGTGCGGTCTTATCTGGCTGGATCCGATCCAGAGGATCCGCTCGCCTCGCCGCTCTATGCCGACCTGAAAGGCCTCGTACCGATCCGTGTACATGTCGGCAACGATGAAGTCTTGCTCGATGATTCCATCCGGCTGGTAGAGCGGGCGATTGCCGCCGGAGTGGATGCTCGGGTCGACATATGGCAAGGAATGGCGCACGGATTTTTGGGGGGCGCTGGACGCCTGACAGCTTCCGCAAAAGCCCTCGGACTTATCAGGGAATTTCTAACTGAACGGTTTGGTGAAGTGGAAAAAGCAGGCTCATTGACATAG
- a CDS encoding nuclear transport factor 2 family protein yields MANTQTLIAQAYSAFNNRDIDGALALMSEGVSWPKASEGGSVIGKEEIRAYWTRQWAEFDPHVDPMEVIDREDGKTDVRVHQLVKSLGGEVLSDSEVWHVYTFEKGLIERMTLKEAKSGSGAAPSAAFAKH; encoded by the coding sequence ATGGCAAACACGCAAACACTGATTGCTCAGGCATATTCTGCCTTCAATAATCGCGATATCGACGGAGCCCTGGCGCTCATGAGTGAAGGGGTCAGTTGGCCCAAAGCTTCAGAGGGTGGGAGTGTGATTGGGAAGGAAGAGATACGGGCTTACTGGACGCGCCAATGGGCCGAATTCGATCCACATGTGGATCCGATGGAAGTGATTGATCGTGAAGATGGCAAGACGGACGTGAGGGTCCATCAGCTAGTGAAAAGCCTCGGCGGTGAGGTTCTCTCAGATAGCGAAGTATGGCATGTCTACACGTTCGAAAAGGGTCTCATCGAACGCATGACACTCAAGGAGGCGAAATCCGGCTCGGGTGCAGCCCCGTCTGCGGCTTTCGCCAAGCACTAG